The following proteins come from a genomic window of Metarhizium brunneum chromosome 2, complete sequence:
- the PEX14 gene encoding Peroxisomal membrane protein PER10 — MAIREDLVASAAQFLQDPSVASSTVENKIQFLRSKNLTQEEINTALARTGSPAPAGAVQYGSPAGPPQQYYPPYAQQAWQPPPPAPRRDWRDWFIMATVVSGVGYGLYSLSKRYVYPLIAPPTPERLEQDKKSIEEQFDKAFALVEQLARDTEALKDAEKQRTEKLDNAISELETVMSDLKSANRRREDDAQRIREDVQSLKDAIPKAMENQKTLADNRLSEINTELTSLKTLVSQRMAPSASPATGTGTSTTSSSFPRSSGSTLPAGRSSTSTATTPASATVESVPESSSTSTPAAAAATTTEAPKNPAQSFSRPPGLTSGSGSSTKASIPAWQMAAAQSASSATTEGSGKESGTSS; from the exons ATGGCAATTCGCGAGGACTTGGTGGCCTCTGCG GCTCAAT TTCTGCAGGACCCGAGCGTTGCGTCCTCTACTGTCGAGAACAAAATCCAGTTTCTCCGATCCAAGAATCTCACCCAAGAGGAAATTAACACTGCCCTCGCTCGCACAGGCAGTCCAGCCCCAGCTGGCGCCGTACAATATGGCTCACCGGCCGGCCCTCCCCAACAGTACTATCCTCCTTATGCACAGCAGGCATGGCAACCACCTCCCCCCGCGCCGCGGAGAGATTGGCGGGACTGGTTTATCATGGCCACTGTTGTCAGCGGGGTAGGCTACGGCCTGTACTCTCTGAGCAAG CGATACGTCTATCCTCTTATCGCACCCCCCACCCCCGAAAGACTGGAGCAGGACAAGAAGTCAATAGAAGAACAGTTTGACAAGGCTTTTGCCTTGGTTGAACAGTTGGCTAGGGATACCGAGGCTCTCAAAGATGCTGAGAAGCAGAGAACCGAGAAGTTGGACAATGCAATATCTGAGCTTGAGACCGTCATGTCGGACCTCAAGTCTGCCAACCGGCGTCGGGAGGATGATGCGCAGCGCATTCGCGAGGACGTCCAGTCGTTGAAGGACGCCATTCCCAAGGCTATGGAAAATCAAAAGACTCTCGCCGACAATCGATTGTCCGAGATCAATACTGAGCTCACCAGCCTCAAAACGCTCGTTTCCCAGAGAATGGCACCGAGTGCCTCGCCTGccaccggcaccggcaccagcaccaccagcagTTCATTCCCGCGCTCATCCGGCAGTACACTTCCAGCTGGTCGATCGTCTacctccacggccacgactCCTGCGTCGGCAACCGTGGAGAGTGTCCCCGAAAGCTCCAGCACGTCAACACCTGCAGCAGcggctgccaccaccaccgaagCTCCCAAGAATCCCGCGCAAAGTTTCAGCCGGCCGCCGGGGCTTACCAGTGGCAGCGGCAGTTCAACCAAGGCGTCAATCCCCGCTTGGCAGATGGCTGCAGCCCAGTCTGCCTCGAGCGCAACTACTGAAGGCAGCGGCAAGGAGTCTGGCACCAGTTCTTGA